One Helianthus annuus cultivar XRQ/B chromosome 7, HanXRQr2.0-SUNRISE, whole genome shotgun sequence genomic region harbors:
- the LOC110866759 gene encoding uncharacterized protein LOC110866759, whose translation MLYCKPHYINILPHFNGRSNDEPYTHLAEFSSICNTIRGHNFALEEVKLRLFQFSLKDKAKQWFLTLPANSIRTWGEMQQVFLDEYYSMAKTDDARDEIRSFRQLSSEPLHEAFTRYKELIRKCPHHQIEKWELVKCFVRVMDDMTWNRLESTSNGTLLSNHEDDDWEFLERMSKRSKEKVSADRAKKHPVSWSLPDLDSKNRISTLEREMVRMKKKEVNAVQFVVCEDYGDIGHGTDQCPTGPGDYTEEVNQVFGDRKNNDMNSNTYHPGLRNHPNFRYGNAANQMNPNFQPGNQSGSSYQNHQGGNQGVTYVITIKGTKVGTTTTKVGTKGITIIKAVMGAGRTIKPVVMI comes from the coding sequence ATGTTATATTGTAAACCCCATTACATCAATATACTTCCCCATTTCAATGGGAGGTCTAACGATGAACCGTACACGCATTTGGCGGAGTTTTCTTCCATTTGCAACACTATCAGGGGACACAACTTTGCATTAGAGGAGGTCAAGCTTCGACTATTCCAGTTTTCGCTAAAAGACAAAGCGAAGCAATGGTTTCTCACACTTCCGGCGAATAGTATTCGAACATGGGGTGAGATGCAACAAGTTTTTCTTGATGAATACTATTCGATGGCGAAGACCGATGATGCTAGAGACGAAATTAGGTCTTTTCGCCAATTATCAAGCGAACCGTTGCACGAAGCATTTACAAGGTACAAAGAGTTGATTCGgaaatgcccacatcaccaaatagaaaagtgGGAGTTGGTGAAATGTTTTGTACGGGTTATGGATGATATGACATGGAATCGCCTCGAGTCAACGAGCAACGGGACTTTATTGAGCaatcatgaagatgatgattgggaatttCTCGAGCGAATGAGCAAGCGGTCGAAGGAAAAGGTATCGGCCGATAGAGCCAAGAAACATCCCGTTTCctggtcacttcccgatcttgattcTAAGAATCGGATTTCTACTTTAGAACGGGAAATGGTTCGTATGAAAAAGAAGGAGGTGAATGCGGTTCAATTCGTAGTGTGTGAGGATTATGGGGATATCGGCCATGGGACCGATCAATGTCCAACGGGACCGGGTGATTACACCGAGGAAGTAAATCAAGTGTTCGGGGATAGAAAGAATAATGATATGAATTCGAACACTTATCATCCTGGATTGAGAAACCATCCCAACTTCCGATATGGGAATGCCgcgaatcaaatgaacccgaacttTCAACCGGGTAATCAAAGCGGGTCATCATATCAAAATcaccaaggtggtaaccaaggggtTACCTACGTAATTACAATCAAGGGTACCAAGGTCGGGACAACAACTACCAAGGTTggtaccaaaggaattacaataaTCAAGGCGGTAATGGGAGCGGGTCGAACAATCAAACCGGTGGTGATGATTTGA